Proteins encoded together in one Campylobacter peloridis LMG 23910 window:
- a CDS encoding ATP-dependent metallopeptidase FtsH/Yme1/Tma family protein, protein MKNKKIILASFLLLCVFLVIAFVKNQPEYINKSTYEELLNNDLIQKAILDNNEILLKSKDGNFLISKDVVDLNTLWQKIPLEYAKDYNLSEFFLIFIMLAFLVSFLLFLNKKNKDRQNLLSLEKNILEKNEQNNTIQAVVSDVKFKDVAGVDEAKVELLEIVDFLKNPQKYKDFGVKMPKGVLLVGPPGVGKTLIAKAVAGEAGVPFFYQSGASFVEIYVGMGAKRVRELFLKAKSKAPSIIFIDEIDAVGKSRGDFSNVERDNTLNQLLTQMDGFEDNSGVIVMAATNKIDLMDSALLRSGRFDRRIFISLPDFKDRMHILQNYMKEKKSSVNLEKIAKTSVGFSGAALETLVNEAAINAIRRKSDVIEENDFYAVLNKVLIGKKKIFSLNNNERKIQATYQAAKALCAFYFDVKFEKITLIEDRFKEYEDTIKSKSQLLNKIKVFLAGSVAMELIFNESYTNAQSDLVKVKELLNFMETFAMASEGLLQEQRQEVKEFLELMKDKITKLAIILLDNEKIEKQDVEKIIME, encoded by the coding sequence ATGAAGAATAAAAAAATTATTTTAGCGTCGTTTTTACTTCTTTGTGTATTTTTGGTTATTGCTTTTGTCAAAAATCAACCAGAATATATCAACAAAAGCACTTATGAAGAACTTTTAAATAACGATTTAATCCAAAAAGCAATTTTGGATAATAATGAAATATTATTAAAAAGCAAGGATGGTAATTTTTTAATTTCAAAAGATGTGGTAGATTTGAATACTTTATGGCAAAAAATTCCCTTAGAATATGCAAAAGATTACAACTTAAGTGAGTTTTTTTTAATTTTTATTATGCTTGCTTTTCTTGTAAGTTTTTTGCTTTTTTTAAACAAAAAAAACAAAGATAGACAAAATTTACTTTCTTTAGAAAAAAATATCTTAGAAAAAAATGAACAAAATAACACCATACAGGCAGTGGTAAGTGATGTTAAATTTAAAGATGTAGCAGGGGTAGATGAAGCTAAGGTAGAGCTTTTAGAAATTGTTGATTTTTTAAAAAATCCTCAAAAATATAAAGATTTTGGTGTGAAAATGCCAAAAGGAGTTTTGCTAGTAGGGCCTCCTGGGGTAGGTAAAACTTTGATAGCAAAGGCTGTAGCAGGTGAGGCAGGAGTGCCGTTTTTTTACCAAAGTGGGGCTAGTTTTGTAGAAATTTATGTGGGAATGGGTGCAAAAAGAGTTAGAGAGCTTTTTTTAAAAGCTAAATCAAAAGCACCAAGTATTATTTTTATAGATGAAATAGATGCAGTAGGTAAGAGTAGGGGTGATTTTTCTAATGTAGAAAGAGACAATACGCTAAATCAACTTTTAACACAAATGGATGGTTTTGAAGATAATAGCGGAGTTATAGTGATGGCTGCTACAAATAAAATCGATCTTATGGATAGTGCTTTACTAAGATCAGGTCGCTTTGATAGAAGAATTTTTATATCATTACCTGATTTTAAAGATAGAATGCATATTTTGCAAAATTATATGAAAGAGAAAAAATCTAGTGTTAATTTGGAAAAAATTGCAAAAACAAGTGTGGGTTTTAGTGGAGCAGCTTTGGAAACTTTGGTTAATGAAGCAGCGATTAATGCAATAAGAAGAAAATCAGATGTTATTGAAGAAAATGATTTTTATGCAGTTCTTAATAAAGTTTTAATAGGCAAGAAAAAGATTTTTTCACTCAATAATAACGAAAGAAAAATTCAAGCCACATATCAAGCAGCTAAAGCTTTGTGTGCTTTTTATTTTGATGTAAAATTTGAAAAAATTACTTTAATTGAAGATAGATTTAAAGAGTATGAAGATACCATTAAATCCAAATCACAATTGCTAAATAAAATAAAAGTTTTTCTAGCAGGTTCAGTTGCTATGGAGCTTATTTTTAATGAGAGTTACACTAATGCACAAAGTGATCTTGTAAAAGTTAAAGAATTGCTAAATTTTATGGAGACTTTTGCTATGGCAAGTGAAGGTTTATTGCAAGAGCAAAGGCAAGAGGTTAAGGAATTTTTAGAACTTATGAAAGATAAAATTACTAAATTGGCTATTATTCTTTTGGATAATGAAAAAATAGAAAAACAAGATGTTGAAAAAATTATAATGGAGTAA
- a CDS encoding TrkA C-terminal domain-containing protein, protein MSKILFLADGFFAKEFIKNLYNNKAFKESVDIVYYNDESVDLELKNEQFSYFKFDPTSLVKLENMLQEKYQQVIIYMQKQADMISSYKNIRKLHPRLNVVIMDLWNTQIDDNFCEVINVFDTLNTRLIGCLDNMPSMAQFIGLGQGEIMEVKIPAGSSFAYRHISSISQKRFKIVMVYRNNEFMLARPGLILMPNDSILIIGDPKVLQSVFSNVKTSLGRFPSPFGDNILCIIDMKKMSEFSIEKLIFASLLLHIRINSKKLYFKVINPTLNSMYYKLKSLNKNSTEVLFDYENTNIKNIKNYIENTNIGLIICEDYLFEKEKNFLFTLKIPILKAGKGDFADLKSSVVLSSNFEDVEGIASIMLDFNKQIQLSLSLYYYALKINKAEIFEYHQYFESLAKLHDEKFTLIEEKEHNPISNFSYKENVLHFVPFNEKILGNNIKKIFKTDLNTMYYKMNKNYQLFIPSL, encoded by the coding sequence ATGAGTAAAATTTTATTTTTAGCTGATGGATTTTTTGCTAAAGAATTTATAAAAAATTTATACAATAACAAAGCTTTTAAAGAGTCTGTAGATATTGTGTATTATAATGATGAAAGTGTAGATTTAGAACTAAAAAACGAGCAATTTTCTTATTTTAAATTTGATCCTACGAGTTTAGTTAAACTTGAAAATATGCTTCAAGAAAAATATCAACAAGTAATTATTTATATGCAAAAACAAGCAGATATGATTAGTTCTTATAAGAATATAAGAAAACTTCATCCTAGACTTAATGTTGTTATTATGGATTTGTGGAATACACAAATTGATGATAATTTTTGCGAAGTAATAAATGTTTTTGATACTTTAAATACTAGATTAATTGGATGTTTAGATAATATGCCTTCTATGGCACAATTCATAGGACTTGGGCAAGGTGAGATAATGGAAGTAAAAATTCCTGCTGGCTCGAGTTTTGCATATAGACACATTAGCTCTATTAGTCAAAAGCGTTTTAAGATAGTAATGGTTTATAGAAATAATGAATTTATGCTAGCTCGTCCAGGGCTTATTTTGATGCCTAATGATAGCATTTTAATCATTGGTGATCCTAAGGTTTTACAAAGTGTATTTTCAAATGTTAAAACTAGTCTTGGGCGTTTTCCTTCCCCGTTTGGAGATAATATACTTTGTATTATTGATATGAAAAAAATGAGTGAATTTTCTATAGAAAAACTCATTTTTGCAAGCTTGCTTTTGCATATAAGAATTAATAGTAAAAAACTTTATTTTAAAGTGATTAATCCTACTTTAAATTCTATGTATTATAAACTAAAATCTTTAAATAAAAATAGCACAGAAGTGCTGTTTGATTATGAAAATACAAATATAAAAAATATTAAAAATTATATAGAAAATACCAATATAGGTTTGATTATATGTGAAGATTATCTTTTTGAAAAAGAAAAAAATTTCCTTTTTACACTAAAAATTCCTATTTTAAAGGCAGGAAAGGGAGATTTTGCTGATTTAAAATCATCAGTAGTTCTTAGTTCAAATTTTGAAGATGTAGAAGGAATAGCTTCTATAATGCTTGATTTTAATAAACAAATTCAACTTAGCTTGTCTTTGTATTATTATGCTTTAAAAATAAATAAAGCAGAAATTTTTGAATATCATCAATATTTTGAAAGTCTTGCAAAACTTCATGATGAGAAGTTTACACTTATAGAAGAAAAAGAGCATAATCCTATATCTAATTTTTCTTATAAAGAAAATGTGCTTCATTTTGTTCCATTTAATGAAAAAATTTTAGGAAATAATATAAAAAAGATTTTTAAAACAGATCTTAACACGATGTATTATAAAATGAACAAAAATTATCAATTATTTATTCCATCATTGTGA
- a CDS encoding mechanosensitive ion channel family protein, which translates to MRVFLILFFLFSLLFGQDGDHLEQKLSNLHNSLSYNTWVIKYNNFNIYRQTQEEILRLEKENLKANERNKSIIERQILILKERLELLSEYKSNSFSRIILAPEEIEKMEKITNPLAIISAYSHIKKLKRDKEEFIHQLNSFKQTLDELIKENVLIAEITKLNPSKDNEEYLQKSNQMVRDFSQSLRFGEISFSVFEKKIQDEIDKTTQSIKIQGIRAFNIVLAIIIVVAIAFLLKFIARKYIGDNDRFYTANKIINFININVIVLILLFGYIENITYLVTVLGFASAGLAIAMKDMFMSMLGWCVIVFGGSFRVGDRIKVFQNGNQYIGDVIDISFLRITLYEDITLLTYTDNRRSGRIVFIPNNFIFTNLISNYTHHGMKTIWDGLDITLTFDSNHQKALMIVEDIIIKASKGYTKIAKESMNKLRNDYSVKNPKVEPRFFTFLEGYGMRISAWYMTNSYAALVLRSNISKEIISEFNKHDDIKIAYPSQNLYMAKHEFIENKENI; encoded by the coding sequence ATGAGGGTATTTTTAATTTTATTTTTTTTATTTTCACTGCTTTTTGGGCAAGATGGTGATCATTTAGAGCAAAAGCTTAGTAATTTACACAATAGTTTATCTTATAATACTTGGGTTATAAAATATAATAATTTTAATATTTATAGACAAACTCAAGAGGAAATTTTAAGATTAGAAAAAGAAAATTTGAAGGCAAATGAAAGAAATAAAAGCATTATAGAAAGACAAATTTTAATTTTAAAAGAAAGATTAGAATTATTAAGTGAATATAAAAGCAACAGCTTTTCTAGAATTATTTTAGCGCCTGAAGAAATAGAAAAAATGGAAAAAATCACAAATCCTTTGGCGATAATTTCTGCTTATTCTCATATCAAAAAACTAAAACGCGATAAAGAAGAATTTATACATCAGCTAAATAGTTTTAAACAAACTTTAGATGAGCTTATAAAAGAAAATGTATTAATTGCTGAAATAACTAAATTAAATCCAAGTAAAGATAACGAGGAATATTTGCAAAAATCAAATCAAATGGTTAGAGATTTTTCTCAATCTTTGCGTTTTGGGGAAATTTCGTTTTCTGTATTTGAGAAAAAAATTCAAGATGAAATAGACAAAACAACACAATCAATTAAAATTCAAGGTATAAGAGCTTTTAATATCGTTTTGGCTATCATTATAGTAGTAGCTATTGCATTTTTACTTAAATTTATAGCTAGAAAATACATAGGCGATAATGATCGTTTTTATACAGCAAATAAAATCATAAATTTCATTAATATTAATGTTATTGTTTTGATTTTGCTTTTTGGTTATATTGAAAATATTACTTATTTAGTTACCGTGCTTGGTTTTGCTTCTGCTGGATTGGCTATTGCTATGAAAGATATGTTTATGTCAATGCTTGGTTGGTGTGTGATAGTTTTTGGTGGTAGTTTTAGAGTTGGTGATAGAATAAAAGTTTTTCAAAATGGAAATCAATACATAGGAGATGTTATCGATATATCTTTTTTAAGAATAACTTTATATGAAGATATTACTCTTTTAACTTACACTGATAATAGAAGAAGTGGTAGAATAGTTTTTATTCCAAATAATTTTATTTTTACAAATCTTATATCAAACTATACTCATCATGGCATGAAAACTATTTGGGATGGACTTGATATAACTTTAACTTTTGATTCTAATCATCAAAAAGCTTTAATGATAGTAGAAGATATAATCATAAAAGCCTCCAAAGGTTACACAAAAATAGCTAAAGAATCTATGAATAAACTAAGAAATGATTATAGTGTTAAAAACCCTAAAGTAGAACCTAGATTTTTTACATTTTTAGAGGGTTATGGTATGAGAATTTCTGCTTGGTATATGACAAATTCCTATGCTGCATTGGTATTAAGAAGCAATATTAGCAAAGAAATTATCAGTGAGTTTAATAAACATGATGATATAAAAATAGCTTATCCATCGCAAAATCTTTACATGGCAAAGCATGAATTTATAGAAAATAAGGAAAATATTTGA
- the mtaB gene encoding tRNA (N(6)-L-threonylcarbamoyladenosine(37)-C(2))-methylthiotransferase MtaB, giving the protein MKKKVFFKTFGCRTNIYDTQLLKTYIIDHDITQNEQEADVIVINSCTVTNGADSGLRAYINGMKKNGVKIILTGCAAVSKGKDFFDKKEVFGILGASNKNKINELISQDKSFYELGNLRFIDTKIVSNYENHTKAFVKIQEGCDFACSYCIIPSVRGKSRSVPSEEIIKQIKLLAQNGYSEVVLTGTNIGSYGLKDKTTLGRLLQEIGKVNGIKRVRLGSLEPAQIDASFKEILDESWLERHLHIALQHTHEKMLRIMRRRSHTKNDLALFNELSQKGFALGTDFIVAHPGESEEIWKEALENFKQFKLTHIHAFIFSPRDGTHSASMSERINGEIAKERLNILKDIVAQNNYEFRKNQKSALEILVESKKDDFYEGYDQFFNKIKIKTKKDIAKQWINIKNYECLKEHNFARLEDEE; this is encoded by the coding sequence TTGAAAAAAAAAGTGTTTTTTAAAACCTTTGGTTGTAGAACAAATATCTATGATACACAATTGTTAAAAACTTATATAATTGATCATGATATCACGCAAAATGAGCAAGAAGCAGATGTGATTGTGATTAATTCTTGCACGGTTACAAATGGTGCTGATAGCGGGCTTAGAGCTTATATTAATGGAATGAAAAAAAATGGTGTTAAAATTATACTAACAGGCTGTGCGGCTGTAAGTAAGGGTAAGGATTTTTTTGATAAAAAAGAAGTTTTTGGAATTTTAGGAGCTTCAAATAAAAATAAAATCAATGAACTAATCTCGCAAGATAAATCTTTTTATGAGCTTGGAAATTTACGCTTTATTGATACAAAAATCGTAAGTAATTATGAAAATCATACTAAAGCTTTTGTGAAAATTCAAGAAGGATGTGATTTTGCTTGTAGTTATTGTATTATTCCAAGTGTTAGGGGTAAATCAAGAAGTGTGCCAAGTGAGGAGATTATAAAACAAATTAAGCTTTTGGCACAAAATGGTTATAGTGAAGTGGTATTAACAGGCACAAATATAGGAAGCTATGGTTTAAAAGACAAAACTACTCTTGGAAGATTGCTACAAGAAATTGGTAAGGTTAATGGGATAAAAAGAGTAAGATTAGGTAGTTTAGAACCCGCGCAAATTGATGCAAGCTTTAAAGAAATTTTAGATGAATCTTGGCTTGAAAGGCATTTGCATATTGCTCTGCAACATACACATGAAAAAATGTTGCGTATAATGCGTAGAAGATCGCACACAAAAAATGATTTAGCTTTATTTAATGAATTAAGTCAAAAAGGTTTTGCTTTAGGAACAGACTTTATTGTAGCGCACCCTGGAGAAAGCGAAGAAATATGGAAAGAAGCTTTAGAAAATTTCAAGCAATTTAAACTTACGCATATTCATGCTTTTATTTTCTCACCGCGTGATGGAACGCATTCTGCCTCTATGAGTGAGCGTATAAATGGCGAAATAGCTAAGGAAAGATTAAATATTTTAAAAGATATAGTCGCACAAAATAATTATGAGTTTAGAAAAAATCAAAAAAGTGCTTTAGAAATTTTAGTAGAAAGTAAAAAAGATGATTTTTATGAAGGTTATGATCAATTTTTTAATAAGATTAAAATTAAAACAAAAAAAGACATTGCAAAACAATGGATTAATATAAAAAACTATGAATGCTTAAAAGAGCATAATTTTGCAAGGTTAGAAGATGAAGAATAA
- the mog gene encoding molybdopterin adenylyltransferase: MIKIGILVLSDRASSGVYEDKSGVEIEKILDSYIKNEKSFYYELIPDEYDLIIDKLIYLADEVKCDLIFTTGGTGPALRDVTPEATEVVCDKMLPGFGELMRAKSLEYVPTAILSRQSAGIKGKSLIINLPGNPKAIKECIEPIFPAIPYCVDLIGGAYIENNEEVISVFRPKKK, encoded by the coding sequence ATGATAAAAATAGGAATTTTAGTGCTTTCTGATAGAGCAAGTAGTGGGGTTTATGAGGATAAATCTGGCGTTGAGATAGAAAAAATTTTAGATTCATATATAAAAAACGAAAAAAGTTTTTATTATGAATTAATTCCTGATGAGTATGATTTGATTATAGATAAATTAATATATTTAGCTGATGAAGTAAAATGTGATTTGATTTTTACTACAGGGGGGACAGGGCCTGCTTTGCGTGATGTAACTCCTGAAGCAACTGAAGTAGTATGCGATAAAATGCTTCCAGGGTTTGGAGAATTAATGCGTGCTAAAAGTTTAGAATATGTTCCAACTGCTATACTTTCAAGACAAAGTGCAGGTATAAAAGGAAAATCACTAATTATAAATTTACCAGGCAATCCTAAAGCTATAAAAGAATGCATAGAGCCTATATTTCCTGCTATTCCATATTGTGTGGATTTAATAGGAGGAGCATATATAGAAAATAACGAAGAGGTAATTTCTGTATTTAGACCAAAGAAAAAGTAA
- the aroB gene encoding 3-dehydroquinate synthase: MQIKVNLDKNTSYNVYINELEKLEFDTKVVILTNEVVAKLHLETLKKKIHAKELYIIQIKDGEEYKNLQTIEKILNQMFEYKLDRKSLLISFGGGVVSDMGGFVASIYQRGIKFINIPTTLLACVDASVGGKTGINNNFGKNLIGSFYQPSAVYCQSEFLKTLNQRELSAGMAEFIKMAVIFDENILDFLENLDENAFLTAKLDDVNLEHIIKKSIELKANIVSQDEKESGVRMLLNYGHTFAHVIENQTNYKTYLHGEAVAIGMHMANTLAYNLGMLSKNECERIENLLKKFKLPTFYKIYNINEFYEAFFLDKKTHHYKINFILPCGLGKACIKNDITKEDVLNALRVFS; the protein is encoded by the coding sequence ATGCAGATTAAAGTGAATTTAGATAAAAACACAAGCTATAATGTCTATATAAATGAATTGGAAAAATTAGAATTTGATACCAAAGTAGTTATTTTGACTAATGAAGTGGTAGCAAAATTACATTTAGAAACATTAAAGAAAAAAATTCATGCAAAAGAACTATATATCATACAGATAAAAGACGGAGAAGAATATAAAAATTTACAAACTATAGAAAAAATTTTAAACCAAATGTTTGAGTATAAATTAGACAGAAAAAGCTTACTTATAAGCTTTGGCGGTGGTGTTGTTTCTGATATGGGTGGATTTGTAGCAAGTATTTATCAAAGAGGGATTAAATTTATTAACATACCTACTACTTTACTAGCTTGTGTAGATGCAAGTGTGGGTGGAAAAACAGGTATAAATAATAATTTTGGAAAAAATCTCATAGGAAGCTTTTATCAACCTAGTGCAGTGTATTGCCAAAGTGAATTTTTAAAAACCTTAAATCAAAGAGAATTAAGTGCTGGTATGGCTGAGTTTATCAAAATGGCAGTAATATTTGATGAAAATATTCTTGATTTTTTAGAAAATTTAGATGAGAATGCATTTTTAACAGCCAAGCTAGATGATGTAAATTTAGAACATATTATTAAAAAAAGTATAGAATTAAAAGCTAACATTGTCTCACAAGATGAAAAAGAAAGTGGTGTTAGAATGCTTTTAAATTACGGACATACCTTTGCACATGTGATAGAAAATCAAACAAATTATAAAACTTATCTACACGGAGAAGCAGTGGCTATTGGTATGCATATGGCAAATACTTTAGCTTATAATCTTGGAATGTTAAGTAAAAATGAATGTGAAAGGATTGAGAATTTACTAAAAAAATTTAAATTGCCTACTTTTTATAAAATTTACAATATCAACGAATTTTACGAGGCATTTTTTTTAGATAAAAAAACTCATCATTATAAAATCAATTTTATTTTACCTTGTGGATTAGGAAAAGCTTGTATAAAAAATGATATAACTAAAGAAGATGTTTTAAATGCATTAAGGGTGTTTTCATGA